Proteins from one Corvus cornix cornix isolate S_Up_H32 chromosome 19, ASM73873v5, whole genome shotgun sequence genomic window:
- the LOC104691229 gene encoding LOW QUALITY PROTEIN: ras GTPase-activating protein 4-like (The sequence of the model RefSeq protein was modified relative to this genomic sequence to represent the inferred CDS: inserted 2 bases in 2 codons; deleted 2 bases in 1 codon): MARRSALSIRIVEGRNLPAKDITGSSDPYCIVKIDDEAIIRTATVWKTLSPFWGEEYEVQLQPSFHSISIYVMDEDALSRDDVIGKVCITRDMLAEHPKGYSGWMSLSEVDPDEEVQGEIHLRVEVLGSQGSRRLRCSVLEARDLARKDRNGASDPFVRLRYNGKTQESTVVKKSCYPRWNETFEFELAEPAGEKLCVEVWDWDLVGRNDFLGKVVFSVQGLEAAGQEEGWFRLWPDKSKPIEDECRGSLGSLQLQVKLRDETVLPSHCYQPLVQLLCQEVKSGRQDGQVHLVTLLDETTTAECRQEVAINLVKLFLGQGLVKEFLDLLFELELAKPCEPNTLFRSNSLASKSMESFLKVTGMPYLHFVLGPTITRVFEEKKYVELDPSKVEIKDVGCSGLHRVQTEGEVIEQGRQHLQSYXGELLDAIVRSAPACPPVIRAAFRQLFQRVGERFPQHQHAKFVAVTSFLCLRFFSPAVMTPKLFQLRDTHADARTSRTLLLLAKAIQLVGNMEPAAGRAKEPWLXPLLPALQQGTARMRDFITRLVGTEEELGEEEGEGRPLGPPPAVVKEGLLLVPKTRGKGRLAAAAGKKLHFCLTGEALSFGKSPSAERIGAIALGDILAAEKVEEKSFGSSHVMQVLYMGTGGQQETAYLQCKCVNELNQWLSALRKVCGNNPRVLRSYHPGVFRGDKWSCCHQRDRTGLGCDRTRHGVTLQDWSDPLDPTVEAQRLFQHLQGLRGTLREKYWELLEPEDAQNGPRGEDAALPEGLSQLFAVLGDLESCHRRAQPPAPAAPALLQLQT; encoded by the exons ATGGCCCGGCGCAGCGCCCTCTCCATCCGCATCGTGGAGGGCAGGAACCTGCCCGCCAAGGACAT CACGGGGAGCAGTGACCCGTACTGCATCGTGAAGATCGACGATGAGGCCATCATCAG GACTGCCACGGTGTGGAAGACGCTGTCCCCGTTCTGGGGGGAGGAGTACGaggtgcagctccagcccagtTTCCACAGCATCTCCATCTACGTCATGGATGAGGATGCACTCAG ccgTGATGACGTTATTGGGAAGGTCTGCATCACCCGGGACATGCTGGCAGAGCACCCCAAAG GATACAGCGGCTGGATGAGCCTCAGTGAGGTGGACCCTGACGAGGAGGTGCAGGGGGAGATCCACCTGCGGGTGGAGGTCctgggcagccagggcagccgGCGGCTGCGCTGCTCCGTGCTGGAGGCCAG GGATTTGGCCAGGAAGGACAGGAATGGTGCCTCCGACCCCTTTGTCCGCCTGCGCTACAACGGGAAGACACAGGAGAGCACC GTGGTGAAGAAATCCTGTTACCCACGCTGGAACGAGACCTTCGAGTTCGAGCTGGCCGAGCCCGCCGGGGAGAAGCTCTGCGTGGAGGTGTGGGACTGGGACCTCGTCGGCAGGAATGACTTCCTGGGCAAG GTGGTGTTCAGCGTCCAGGGGCTGGAGGCGGCCGGGCAGGAGGAGGGGTGGTTCAGGCTGTGGCCGGACAAGTCCAAGCCGATAGAGGACGA GTGCCGAGGCAGCCTGGGCTcgctgcagctgcaggtgaagCTTCGGGACGAGACGGTGCTTCCCTCCCACTGCTAccagcccctggtgcagctcctgtgccaggagGTGAAGTCAGGGCGCCAG GATGGCCAAGTGCACCTGGTCACCCTCCTGGACGAAACCACCACGGCCGAGTGCCGGCAGGAGGTCGCCATCAACTTGGTCAAACTCTTCCTGGGCCAAGGGCTGGTCAAGGAGTTCCTGGACTTGCTCTTTGAGCTGGAGCTGGCCAAGCCCT GTGAGCCCAACACTTTGTTCCGGAGCAACTCTCTGGCCTCGAAGTCGATGGAGTCCTTCCTCAAG GTGACAGGGATGCCATACCTGCACTTTGTCCTGGGACCCACCATCACCCGCGTGTTCGAGGAGAAGAAATACGTGGAGCTGGACCCCAGCAAGGTGGAGATCAAAGATGTCGG GTGCTCGGGGCTGCACCGGGTGCAGACGGAGGGCGAGGTGATCGAGCAGGGCCGCCAGCACCTCCAGTCCT CTGGCGAGCTCCTGGACGCCATCGTCAGGTCGGCCCCGGCGTGTCCCCCCGTGATCCGCGCCGCGTTCCGGCAGCTCTTCCAGCGCGTCGGGGAGCGCTTCCCGCAGCACCAG CACGCCAAATTTGTGGCTGTCACCAGCTTCCTCTGCCTGCGCTTCTTCTCGCCGGCCGTGATGACCCCCAAGCTGTTCCAGCTGCGGGACACCCACGCGGACGCGCGGACCAGCCgcacgctgctgctgctggccaag GCCATCCAGCTGGTCGGGAACATGGAGCCGGCGGCCGGGCGCGCCAAGGAGCCGTGGC TCCCGCTGCTGCCCGCCCTGCAGCAGGGCACCGCCCGCATGAGGGACTTCATCACCCGCCTGGTGGGAAcggaggaggagctgggggaggaggagggtgagggGCGGCCGCTGGGGCCCCCGCCGGCCGTGGTGAAGGAAGGGCTGCTCCTTGTGCCCAAGACCCGGGGCAAGGGCCGC CTCGCTGCTGCCGCCGGCAAGAAACTCCACTTCTGCCTCACCGGGGAAGCCCTCAGCTTCGGCAAGAGCCCCAGTGCAGAG CGTATCGGTGCCATCGCCCTGGGCGATATCCTGGCGGCCGAGAAGGTGGAGGAGAAGAGCTTCGGCAGCTCGCACGTCATGCAGGTGCTCTACATGGGTACGGGCGGGCAGCAGGAGACAGCCTACCTGCAGTGCAAG TGTGTCAACGAGCTGAACCAGTGGCTGTCAGCCCTGCGCAAGGTGTGCGGCAACAACCCCCGCGTGCTCCGCTCCTACCACCCCGGCGTCTTCCGTGGGGACaaatggagctgctgccaccagcgGGACAGGACAG GGTTGGGATGCGACCGGACCCGGCACGGCGTCACCCTGCAGGACTGGAGTGACCCCCTGGACCCCACGGTGGAGGCTCAGCGCCTcttccagcacctccagggcctCCGGGGGACCCTCAG ggAAAAgtactgggagctgctggagcccgAGGATGCCCAGAACGGCCCTCGGGGTGAAG ATGCTGCCCTGCCCGAGGGGCTGAGCCAGCTTTTCGCGGTGCTGGGGGACCTGGAGAGTTGTCACCGCCGggcgcagcccccggcccccgcggccccggccctgctgcagctgcagacgTGA
- the LOC120411020 gene encoding uroplakin-3b-like protein 1 isoform X2: protein MFPLLLLLVPAAHAIASLSYKPALTQNPRLEGTTTASTFVLDQPRCIFGSYDTSDIWLVVALDKAAFTFNNTAAPGTNETAFQRFPKSVSAYMTLNATLANYPCPKPAEDITVLRVGSETSCARDETRPTCNGPLPGPGPYRVKFLALQGSEPVAETEWSAPIMLRTAKPASSISTTDSRHSAGMIAITTILSILFAILLAGLVAMLVFWRRAKGSITFTPQPGHSALTGCPCAAGEGC, encoded by the exons CCAGTCTGTCGTACAAGCCAGCTCTGACCCAGAACCCCCGGCTGGAGGGGACGACGACCGCCTCCACCTTCGTGCTGGACCAGCCCCGCTGCATCTTCGGCAGTTACGACACCTCCGACATCTGGCTGGTGGTGGCCCTGGACAAGG CCGCATTCACCTTCAACAACACCGCGGCGCCGGGGACTAACGAGACCGCATTCCAGCGCTTCCCTAAGTCCGTCTCTGCCTACATGACCCTCAATGCCACCCTGGCCAACTACCCCTGCCCCAAACCCGCCGAGGACATCACGGTGCTGCGCGTCGGCAGCGAGACCAGCTGCGCCCGGGATGAGACGAGACCCACCTGCAACGgccccctgcccggccccgggccGTACCG GGTGAAGTTCCTCGCCTTACAGGGCTCTGAGCCCGTGGCTGAAACAGAATGGTCGGCGCCCATCATGCTGAGGACAG ccaagccagccagcagcatctccacGACGGACAGCAGGCACAGCGCCGGCATGATCGCCATCACCACCATCCTCTCCATCCTCTTCGCCATCCTCCTGGCCGGACTAGTGGCCATGCTCGTCTTCTG GCGCCGCGCCAAGGGCAGCATCACGTTCACCCCCCAGCCCGGTCACAGCGCCCTTACGGGCTGTCCTTGTGCCGCCGGGGAGGGGTGTTAG
- the LOC120411020 gene encoding uroplakin-3b-like protein 1 isoform X1, with product MFPLLLLLVPAAHAIASLSYKPALTQNPRLEGTTTASTFVLDQPRCIFGSYDTSDIWLVVALDKAAFTFNNTAAPGTNETAFQRFPKSVSAYMTLNATLANYPCPKPAEDITVLRVGSETSCARDETRPTCNGPLPGPGPYRVKFLALQGSEPVAETEWSAPIMLRTAKPASSISTTDSRHSAGMIAITTILSILFAILLAGLVAMLVFCSDSCGDSSTFSKPESVTVRRYNTHHVYDQPAARL from the exons CCAGTCTGTCGTACAAGCCAGCTCTGACCCAGAACCCCCGGCTGGAGGGGACGACGACCGCCTCCACCTTCGTGCTGGACCAGCCCCGCTGCATCTTCGGCAGTTACGACACCTCCGACATCTGGCTGGTGGTGGCCCTGGACAAGG CCGCATTCACCTTCAACAACACCGCGGCGCCGGGGACTAACGAGACCGCATTCCAGCGCTTCCCTAAGTCCGTCTCTGCCTACATGACCCTCAATGCCACCCTGGCCAACTACCCCTGCCCCAAACCCGCCGAGGACATCACGGTGCTGCGCGTCGGCAGCGAGACCAGCTGCGCCCGGGATGAGACGAGACCCACCTGCAACGgccccctgcccggccccgggccGTACCG GGTGAAGTTCCTCGCCTTACAGGGCTCTGAGCCCGTGGCTGAAACAGAATGGTCGGCGCCCATCATGCTGAGGACAG ccaagccagccagcagcatctccacGACGGACAGCAGGCACAGCGCCGGCATGATCGCCATCACCACCATCCTCTCCATCCTCTTCGCCATCCTCCTGGCCGGACTAGTGGCCATGCTCGTCTTCTG ctcgGACTCGTGCGGCGACAGCAGCACCTTCAGCAAGCCGGAGTCGGTGACGGTGCGGCGGTACAACACCCACCACGTCTATGACCAGCCGGCCGCCCGGCTCTGa